One Candidatus Binatia bacterium DNA window includes the following coding sequences:
- the rpmB gene encoding 50S ribosomal protein L28, with protein MAQVCEICAKRRGVGNNVSHANNRTKRVWRPNLQRVRVRTERGVRRLRVCTRCLRSERIQKAV; from the coding sequence ATGGCGCAGGTGTGCGAAATTTGTGCGAAGCGGCGTGGCGTGGGGAACAACGTGAGCCACGCCAACAACCGGACCAAACGGGTCTGGCGCCCCAACCTCCAGCGGGTGCGGGTGCGGACCGAGCGGGGAGTCCGCCGGCTCCGGGTGTGCACCCGTTGCCTTCGCTCCGAGCGGATCCAGAAGGCCGTCTGA
- the tagD1 gene encoding glycerol-3-phosphate cytidylyltransferase codes for MPARNPKLRPPARLARTLARLRAQGKKIVFTNGCFDLLHPGHVRLLRQAKKLGDVLVVALNDDASVRRLKGKGRPILPLRDRCEVLSALEAVDYVTFFSEDTPERLVRLFAPDVLVKGADWRGKEIAGASYVRKAGGRVRLLPYRSGYSSSDLVRKIREARV; via the coding sequence ATGCCCGCGCGAAACCCGAAACTCCGGCCGCCTGCCCGGCTGGCACGCACGCTCGCCCGACTGCGGGCGCAGGGAAAAAAGATCGTCTTCACGAACGGTTGCTTCGACCTTCTGCATCCGGGACACGTCCGGCTTCTCCGGCAGGCGAAAAAACTCGGTGACGTGCTCGTCGTAGCCCTCAACGACGACGCCTCGGTGCGGCGGCTCAAGGGTAAAGGCCGCCCGATCCTTCCCCTGCGCGACCGGTGCGAGGTGCTTTCCGCCCTCGAGGCCGTCGACTACGTGACCTTTTTTTCGGAAGACACTCCCGAGCGGCTCGTGCGGCTTTTCGCGCCCGACGTTCTCGTCAAGGGCGCCGACTGGCGAGGAAAGGAAATCGCGGGAGCGTCGTACGTCCGCAAGGCCGGCGGACGCGTTCGCCTCCTTCCCTACCGGAGTGGGTACTCGAGCTCGGACCTCGTCCGGAAAATCCGCGAGGCTCGGGTTTGA